Proteins from a single region of Sylvia atricapilla isolate bSylAtr1 chromosome 9, bSylAtr1.pri, whole genome shotgun sequence:
- the PKN2 gene encoding serine/threonine-protein kinase N2: MASNAAEREILFTELQGDAKGLVTSENVSTGQKLDFSDTMVQQKLDEVKDQIKREIRKELKIKEGAENLRKVTTDKKNLAYVDNILKKSNKKLEDLHHKLQELNAHVTDLEDVADCPSTPDTPNSDPRFSTNNRLMALKKQLDIELKVKQGAENMIQMYSNGSSKDRKLLATAQQMLQDSKTKIEVIRMQILQAVQTNELAFDNAKPVISPLELRMEELRHHFRIEYAVAEGAKNVMKLLGSGKVTDRKALSEAQARFNESSQKLDLLKYSLEQRLNELPKNHPKSSIIIEELSLVSSPTLSPRQSVISTQNQYSTLSKPAALTGTLEVRLMGCQDILENVPGRSKATSITLPGWSPNEARSSFISRPSKSKSGSGRNLLKTDDLSNEVCAVLKLDNTVVGQTSWKPISNQSWDQKFTLELDRSRELEISVYWRDWRSLCAVKFLRLEDFLDNQRHGMCLYLEPQGTLFAEVTFFNPVIERRPKLQRQKKIFSKQQGKTFLRAPQMNINIATWGRLVRRAIPTVNHSGTFSPQAAVPAAGPVVDAQLAELTLPAGDSPVAKLDFELEPEPPPAPPRASSLVEICESSSEIKAPDVPSQDEVTAFDFENGRNSIVPKLQPEIICESDVPHSDMKYTNTREPEDRRSQQRFQFSLKDFRCCAVLGRGHFGKVLLAEYKNTNEMFAIKALKKGDIVARDEVDSLMCEKRIFETVNSVRHPFLVNLFACFQTKDHVCFVMEYAAGGDLMMHIHTDVFSEPRAVFYAACVVLGLQYLHEHKIVYRDLKLDNLLLDTEGFVKIADFGLCKEGMGFGDRTSTFCGTPEFLAPEVLTETSYTRAVDWWGLGVLIYEMLVGESPFPGDDEEEVFDSIVNDEVRYPRFLSTEAISIMRRLLRRNPERRLGAGEKDAEDVKKHHFFRQIDWHALLAKKVKPPFVPTIRGREDVSNFDDEFTSEAPILTPPREPRILSEEEQEMFRDFDYIADWC, from the exons gGGGATGCCAAAGGTCTTGTGACCTCTGAGAATGTGAGTACTGGCCAGAAGTTGGACTTCTCAGATACAATGGTACAGCAGAAGCTGGATGAAGTAAAGGACCAAATCAAGCGAGAAATAAGAAAGGAACTTAAAATCAAGGAGGGAGCAGAGAACCTCAGGAAGGTCACAACGGATAAAAAGAACTTGGCATATGTGgacaacattttgaaaaaatcaAATAAGAAGTTAGAAGACTTGCATCATAAATTACAGGAGCTAAATGCACACGTAACAGATCTCGAAGATGTTGCAG ATTGTCCTAGCACCCCTGATACTCCAAATAGTGATCCTCGGTTTTCTACAAACAACAGATTGATGGCCTTAAAGAAGCAGTTGGATATAGAACTGAAGGTAAAACAGGGAGCAGAAAATATGATACAGATGTACTCAAATGGCTCTTCAAAG gATCGAAAACTTCttgccacagctcagcagatGCTTCAGGACAGCAAGACAAAAATAGAAGTTATAAGGATGCAGATCCTTCAGGCAGTCCAGACCAATGAATTGGCTTTTGATAATG CAAAACCTGTGATAAGCCCACTTGAACTCCGAATGGAAGAATTACGGCATCATTTTAGGATAGAGTATGCTGTAGCAGAAGGTGCAAAAAATGTGATGAAATTACTTGGATCTGGGAAAGTTACCGACAGGAAGGCACTTTCAGAA gcACAAGCAAGATTTAATGAATCAAGCCAGAAGCTGGACCTCTTGAAGTATTCACTGGAACAGAGATTGAACGAACTTCCTAAAAACCATCCCAAAAGCAGTATTATTATAGAAGAGCTTTCATTAGTCTCTTCACCCACATTAAGTCCTCGTCAGAGTGTAATATCTACTCAAAACCAGTATAGTACACTGTCCAAACCAGCAGCTTTAACAG GTACCCTGGAAGTGAGGCTTATGGGCTGCcaagatattttggaaaatgtcCCTGGTCGATCAAAAGCCACATCGATTACATTACCTGGCTGGAGTCCAAATGAAGCCAGATCATCTTTCATAAGCAGACCCAGTAAAAGTAAAAGTGGGAGTGGTAGAAACCTTCTGAAAACTGATGACTTGTCCA ATGAAGTCTGTGCTGTACTGAAGCTGGATAACACCGTGGTTGGTCAAACTAGCTGGAAACCGATTTCCAATCAGTCATGGGATCAGAAATTTACACTGGAACTAGACAGG TCACGTGAATTAGAAATCTCAGTTTATTGGCGTGACTGGAGATCTTTGTGTGCAGTAAAGTTTCTGAGGTTGGAAGATTTCCTGGATAACCAACGGCATGGCATGTGTCTCTATCTGGAACCCCAGGGCACTCTGTTTGCAGAG GTTACATTTTTTAATCCAGTTATTGAAAGAAGACCAAAACTccagaggcagaagaaaatattttcgAAACAGCAAG GCAAAACATTTCTCAGAGCTCCTCAGATGAATATTAATATTGCCACTTGGGGCAGGCTGGTCAGGAGAGCTATTCCTACAGTGAATCACTCTGGCACCTTCAGCCCCCAGGCCGCGGTGCCCGCCGCGGGGCCGGTGGTGGACGCGCAGCTGGCTGAACTGACCCTGCCGGCCGG tGACTCTCCTGTAGCCAAATTGGACTTTGAACTTGAGCCTGAGCCTCCACCTGCTCCACCCCGTGCTTCTTCCCTTGTGGAAATATGTGAATCTTCCTCTGAAATAAAGGCTCCTGATGTGCCTTCTCAG GATGAAGTAACAgcttttgattttgaaaatggCAGAAATAGTATTGTTCCAAAACTCCAGCCTGAAATAATCTGTGAGTCTGATGTTCCCCATTCAGACATGAAATACACCAACACCAGAGAGCCTGAAGATAGAAG aTCACAACAAAGATTTCAGTTCAGTCTGAAGGATTTCAGATGCTGCGCTGTACTAGGCAGAGGACATTTTGGAAAG GTGCTGTTGGCAGAATACAAAAACACAAACGAGATGTTTGCTATTAAAGCCTTAAAGAAAGGAGATATTGTGGCTCGTGATGAAGTAGACAG CTTGATGTGTGAAAAGCGAATATTTGAAACTGTGAATAGCGTAAGACATCCCTTCTTGGTGAACCTTTTTGCTTGTTTCCAAACCAAAGATCACGTATGCTTTGTAATGGAATATGCTGCTGGTGGGGACCTGATGATGCACATTCACACTGATGTCTTCTCTGAACCCAGAGCAGT ATTTTATGCTGCGTGTGTGGTTCTTGGACTTCAGTATTTACATGAGCACAAAATAGTGTACAG AGATCTGAAGTTGGATAACTTATTGCTGGACACAGAAGGCTTTGTGAAAATTGCTGACTTTGGTCTTTGCAAAGAAG GAATGGGATTTGGAGACAGAACAAGCACATTCTGTGGCACACCGGAATTTCTGGCTCCAGAGGTGCTGACAGAAACCTCCTATACAAGAGCTGTAGACTGGTGGGGTCTTGGTGTTCTTATCTATGAGATGCTGGTGGGTGAG TCTCCCTTCCCTGGAGATGATGAAGAGGAGGTGTTTGACAGCATTGtaaatgatgaagtaagataTCCACGATTTCTCTCTACAGAAGCCATCTCAATAATGAGACGG CTGCTACGAAGAAATCCAGAGCGGCGTCTTGGAGCTGGAGAGAAAGATGCTGAGGATGTGAAAAAGCATCACTTTTTCAGG caaataGATTGGCATGCATTACTGGCCAAGAAAGTCAAGCCTCCCTTCGTACCCACCATTAGAGGACGAGAAGATGTTAGTAATTTTGATGATGAATTTACCTCTGAAGCACCTATCCTCACTCCACCTCGGGAACCAAGGATACTTTCAgaagaagagcaggaaatgtTCAGAGATTTTGATTACATTGCTGATTGGTGTTAA